From one Malus sylvestris chromosome 1, drMalSylv7.2, whole genome shotgun sequence genomic stretch:
- the LOC126622294 gene encoding uncharacterized protein LOC126622294, which translates to MASGLVMEPVPITSQKHDPAWKHCQMFKIGERVQLKCIYCNKLFKGGGIHRIKEHLAGQKGNASTCLRVPPDVRAQMQQSLDGVVLKKRNRQKLDEEITNINPSPHGEAEPIADQSDVSNGGQLIGVPEALEHNSGLLGNQEGMTSGRSLGRRKRGRGKSSFAGHSALVVSNSAALGSPKVNNFVHEAIGRFLYDIGAPPDGVNSAYFQPMIDAIASGGSRVVPPTYHDIRSWILKNSVEEVRNSIDKHRETWGRTGCSVLVDQWNTESGNVLLSFLVYCPEGTVFWESVDASDIINSPDALYELLRRVVEEVGVKDVLQVITSSEEQYMVAGRRLTDTFPALYWTPCAARCLDLILEDFGNIEWINTVIEQARSITKFVYNHSAVLNMVRRSTFGNDIVEPGATRFATNFTTLKRLVDLKHCVQVMVTSQEWMDSLYSKEPGGLEMLDLVNNQSFWSSCILIVHLTDPLLRVLRMVGSEKRPAMGYVYAGMYWAKETIKKELIKREEYMVYWNIIDQRWEQLWHSPLYSAGFYLNPKIFYSIKGDIHSDIVSGTFDCIERLVPDTNVQDKIIKELNLYKSAAGDFRRKMAIRARDTLLPAEWWSTYGGGCPNLTRLAIRILSQTCSSIGCRRNENPFGKAHNTRNCLERQRISDLVFVRYNLRLKQMVGKNIGQDVMDPISFENISMTEDWVTGKDMCLDDNGSSDWMELDSNSVSTMLLGPSNDDADDLGSGFDDYEIFSRAKDGEEENVEDSVENR; encoded by the exons ATGGCTTCTGGTCTGGTAATGGAGCCCGTGCCGATAACGTCACAAAAGCACGACCCGGCATGGAAACACTGTCAAATGTTTAAGATTGGGGAGAGGGTTCAGCTGAAGTGCATATATTGTAACAAATTGTTTAAGGGTGGTGGGATTCATAGGATTAAGGAACACCTTGCCGGTCAGAAGGGTAATGCGTCGACTTGTCTGAGAGTTCCGCCGGATGTTCGGGCTCAAATGCAGCAGAGTCTAGATGGGGTAGTGCTGAAGAAGAGGAATAGGCAGAAGCTTGATGAGGAGATTACTAACATTAATCCCTCACCTCATGGTGAGGCAGAGCCGATTGCTGATCAGAGTGATGTGAGTAATGGGGGTCAGTTGATTGGAGTTCCCGAGGCGCTTGAGCACAATTCGGGGTTGTTGGGGAACCAAGAAGGAATGACAAGTGGGAGGAGTTTGGGGAGAAGGAAAAGGGGGAGAGGCAAAAGTTCTTTTGCAGGACATAGTGCTCTTGTTGTTAGTAATAGTGCTGCTTTAGGTTCTCCAAAGGTGAACAATTTTGTTCACGAGGCAATTGGAAGGTTTTTGTATGATATTGGGGCGCCTCCAGATGGAGTGAACTCTGCGTATTTCCAACCGATGATTGATGCAATTGCTTCAGGTGGTTCAAGGGTTGTGCCTCCTACGTACCATGATATTCGTAGTTGGATATTGAAGAATTCAGTTGAAGAAGTGAGGAACAGTATTGATAAACATAGGGAAACGTGGGGAAGAACGGGTTGTTCAGTCTTGGTCGATCAGTGGAACACAGAGTCAGGTAACGTTTTGCTAAGTTTTTTGGTGTACTGTCCTGAAGGAACAGTTTTTTGGGAATCTGTTGATGCATCAGACATTATAAATTCCCCGGATGCGCTTTACGAACTGCTTAGGAGAGTGGTAGAGGAAGTTGGAGTAAAAGATGTGCTGCAAGTGATTACTagtagtgaagagcaatatatGGTTGCGGGGAGAAGGTTGACTGATACTTTCCCTGCGCTATATTGGACTCCATGTGCAGCTCGGTGCTTAGATTTAATACTCGAAGATTTTGGTAATATTGAGTGGATAAATACGGTCATTGAACAAGCAAGATCCATTACAAAGTTTGTGTACAATCATAGTGCAGTGTTGAATATGGTCAGAAGGTCTACTTTTGGCAATGATATAGTAGAACCAGGCGCCACTCGCTTCGCTACAAACTTTACAACATTAAAACGACTGGTTGATCTAAAACACTGCGTACAGGTCATGGTTACTTCGCAGGAGTGGATGGACTCCCTATATTCAAAGGAACCGGGGGGACTGGAGATGTTGGACCTTGTTAATAATCAGTCATTTTGGTCCTCATGCATCTTGATTGTTCATCTGACAGATCCTCTCTTGCGAGTTTTGAGAATGGTTGGTAGTGAGAAGAGGCCTGCAATGGGATACGTGTATGCTGGAATGTATTGGGCAAAAGAAACAATTAAGAAAGAACTCATTAAGAGGGAGGAGTACATGGTATACTGGAATATCATAGATCAACGATGGGAACAGCTGTGGCATTCTCCTCTTTATTCTGCAGGCTTCTACCTTAACCCCAAAATATTTTACAGTATCAAAGGAGATATACATAGTGATATTGTCTCGGGTACTTTTGATTGCATCGAGAGATTGGTTCCTGATACAAATGTCCAAGATAAAATCATCAAAGAGCTAAATTTGTACAAGAGTGCTGCTGGAGATTTTCGAAGGAAGATGGCAATTAGGGCTAGAGACACTCTGCTTCCTG CTGAATGGTGGTCAACATATGGAGGAGGTTGCCCAAATTTGACACGCTTGGCAATCCGAATTCTCAGTCAAACTTGCAGTTCGATTGGCTGCAGGCGAAATGAGAATCCTTTTGGGAAAGCACACAACACAAGGAACTGCCTTGAGCGTCAACGTATCAGTGACCTCGTCTTTGTTCGTTATAACTTGCGACTGAAACAAAT GGTTGGTAAGAACATCGGACAAGATGTTATGGATCCCATATCATTTGAAAACATTAGCATGACCGAAGACTGGGTTACCGGGAAGGACATGTGCTTAGATGACAATGGGAGTTCCGACTGGATGGAACTCGATTCAAACTCTGTAAGCACAATGCTTCTAGGGCCGTCAAATGATGATGCCGATGACTTGGGCTCTG GGTTTGACGATTATGAGATCTTCAGTAGAGCAAAAGACGGTGAAGAGGAAAATGTTGAAGACAGCGTAGAAAATCGTTAG